ACACCATGGGCGGCAACCCGTCCATGGGCGGCGGGCACGGCCCGTCGTCGGGCGGACCGTCGTACGGGAACCAGCAGCAGATGTCCCCGGCGATGACCCAGCCGATGGCACCGGTCCGGCCGCAGGCGCCGCAGCCCATGCAGCCGATGCAGCAGGCTCCGTCGCCGATGCGAGGGTTCCTGATCGACGAGGACGACAACTGACGGGCGCTGGGCGCGGGAGTCGCGCGCAGCCGTCGGCAGGCTGAAGGGCCGGGCCCGGGGATTTTTCCCCGGGCCCGGCCCTTTTTCGCTCGCGCGAGGCCGGATCCCCTCCCCGCCCCTTCCCGAAACCGGGGGCAGGACCCCCGGACCCCCTGCGGCCCTGACGGGCCGGGGTGTGGTTGTTCGCTGCTGCGCGGCGGCTGGGTGCGGGCCTCGGCCCTGGCGGGCCGGGCCTGTGTCTGATGGCCCCGGCTCTGCCGGGGCCGGTGCGGCTCTGGGGTGACCGTTTGCCGCTCGCGGTGGTTGGGCGTCGGCCCCGTCGGGGCTGGGCTGTGGTGGCCTCACGCCCGGTGCGGTGCGGTGCTTTGCCCCGTTCGGGCCCCGGGGCGGTTGAGTGCGGGGCCGGTACCTCGCCCCAGACCGGGGGCCGGACCCCCGGCGGTTCGCCGCTGCTCGGCGGCTGGGCGTGAGCCTTGGCCTGGCGGGCCGGGCCCGTGAACGTGCGCGTGGTCGCGGTCGGTTCCGGGCGCTGGGACGCGGTCACGCCATTGGGGGTCCGGGGGCCCTGCCCCCGGTTTCGGGAAGGGGCGGGGAGGGGGCCGCTCCGCGCAGCGGACCCCGCCCCCCGCCGTCAGACCTTGCGCAGGTGGAACGTCAGCGACAGGCCCTCGTCCGTGAACGCCGGGCCGAACGTCGCGTCCGGGGCGCCCGGTTCGAAGGTACGGGCCAGGACCTCGTCCGAGATCAGGGACGTGTGCGTGGACAGGGCCGCGCGCGTCTCGTCCGTCGTCGTCGTCCAGCGCACCGCGATCCGGTCCGCGACGTCCAGGCCGCTGTTCTTGCGGGCCTCCTGGATCAGGCGGATCGCGTCGCGGGCCAGGCCCGCCAGGCGCAGTTCCGGGGTGATCTCCAGGTCCAGCGCCACTGTCGCGCCCGAGTCGGACGCGACCGACCAGCCCTCGCGGGGCGTCTCCGTGATGATCACCTCGTCCGGTGCGAGCGAGACCGGTTCGCCGTCGACCGTGACCGACGCCGTCCCGTCCCGCAGCGCCGCGGACAGCGCCGCCGCGTCCGTGTCGGCGACCGCCTTCGCCACCGCCTGGACGCCCTTGCCGAACCGCTTGCCCAGCGCCCGGAAGTTCGCCTTCGCCGTCGTGTCGACCAGCGATCCGCCGACCTCCGAGAGCGACGCCAGCGACGAGACGTTCAGCTCCTCCGTGATCTGCGCCCGCAGTTCCGGCGACAGCGTCTCGAAGCCCGACGCCGCGACCAGCGCCCGCGACAGCGGCTGGCGCGTCTTCACGCCCGACTCGGCCCGCGTCGCGCGGCCCAGCTCCACCAGCCGCCGTACCAGCGTCATCTGCCGGGACAGCGTCGGGTCGATCGCCGACGGATCCGCCTCGGGCCACGTCGAGAGGTGCACCGACTCCGGCGCGTCCGGCGTGACCGGGACGATCATGTCCTGCCAGACCCGCTCCGTGATGAACGGGGTCAGGGGGGCCATCAGCCGGGTGACCGTCTCGACGACCTCGTGGAGCGTACGGAGGGCCGCCTTGTCGCCCTGCCAGAAGCGGCGGCGCGAGCGGCGTACGTACCAGTTGGACAGGTCGTCGACGAACGCCGACAGCAGCTTGCCGACTCGCTGTGTGTCGTACGCCTCCATCGCGCGCGTGCTCTGGTCGACCAGCGCGTGCAGCTCGCTCAGCAGCCAGCGGTCGAGCACGGGCCGCTCGGCCGGCGCCGGGTCGGCCGCGGACGGGGCCCAGCCGGACGTGCGGGCGTACAGCGCCTGGAAGGCGACCGTGTTCCAGTACGTCAGCAGAGTCTTGCGCACGACCTCCTGGATCGTCGTGTCACCGACCCGCCGCGCCGCCCACGGCGAGCCGCCCGCCGCCATGAACCAGCGCACCGCGTCCGCGCCGTGCTTGTTCATCAGCGGGATCGGCTGGAGGATGTTGCCCAGGTGCTTGGACATCTTCCGGCCGTCCTCGGCGAGGATGTGCCCGAGGCAGACCACGTTCTCGTAGCTCGACTTGTCGAAGACGAGCGTGCCGACCGCCATCAGCGTGTAGAACCAGCCGCGCGTCTGGTCGATGGCCTCCGAGATGAACTGCGCGGGGTAGCGCTTCTCGAAGAGGTCCTTGTTCTTGTACGGGTATCCCCACTGCGCGAACGGCATCGAACCGGAGTCGTACCAGGCGTCGATGACCTCGGGGACACGCGTCGCCTTCTGACCACAGGTCGGGCAGGCGAAGGTGACCGCGTCGATGAACGGGCGGTGCGGGTCGAGCGACGACTGGTCCTCGCCGCTCAGCTCGGTCAGCTCGGCGCGCGAGCCCACACAGGTGAGGTGTCCGTCCTCGCAGTGCCAGATGGGCAGTGGCGTGCCCCAGTAGCGGTTGCGGGACAGGGACCAGTCGACGTTGTTGTTCAGCCAGTCGCCGTACCGGCCGTGCTTGACCGAGTCGGGGAACCAGTTGGTCTTCTCGTTCTCCTGAAGGAGGCGGTCCTTGACGGCGGTCGTACGGATGTACCAGGACGGCTGCGCGTAGTACAGCAGCGCCGTGTGGCAGCGCCAGCAGTGCGGATAGCTGTGCTCGTACGGCACATGCCGGAAGAGGAGCCCGCGCGCGTCCAGATCGGCGGTGAGCGCTTCGTCGGCCTTCTTGAAGAAGACGCCGCCGACGAGCGGTACGTCCTGCTCGAACGTGCCGTCGGGACGGACCGGGTTCACCACCGGGAGGCCGTATGCCCGGCAGACCACGAGGTCGTCCGCGCCGAACGCGGGGGACTGGTGGACCAGGCCCGTACCGTCCTCCGTCGTCACGTACTCCGCGTTGACGACGTAGTGCGCCTCGGAGCCCTCGGGGAACTCGACGAGGGAGAACGGACGCTCGTACGTCCAGCGCTCCATCTCGCGGCCCGTGAACCGCTCACCGGTCAGCTCCCAGCCTTCCTCGCCGAGCGCCTTCTCCACCAGCGCCTCGGCGACGACGAGCTTCTCCGTGCCGTTGGTCGCGACGACGTATGTGACATCGGGGTGGGCGGCGACCGCCGTGTTGGACACCAGGGTCCAGGGCGTCGTCGTCCAGACGAGGAGGGCCGCGTCGCCCGCCAGCGGGCCGGACGTCAGCGGGAAGCGGACGAAGACGGACGGGTCGACGATCGTCTCGTAGCCCTGCGCCAGCTCGTGGTCCGAGAGGCTCGTCTGGTCACGCGGGCACCACGGGGCGACCCTGTGGTCCTGGACGAGCAGCCCCTTGTCGAAGATCTCCTTCAGCGACCACCAGACGGATTCGATGTACTCGGGGTTCATCGTCTGGTACGCGTCGTCCAGATCGACCCAGTAACCCATGCGGGTCGTCAGCTCGGAGAAGGCGCCGGTGTGCCGGGTCACCGACTCACGGCACTTCTCGTTGAACTCCGCGATGCCGTACTTCTCGATGTCCTGCTTGCCGGTGAAGCCCAGCTCCTTCTCGACGGCGATCTCCACCGGCAGGCCGTGACAGTCCCAGCCGGCCTTGCGGGCGACGTGGTAGCCGCGCATCGTACGGAAGCGCGGGAAGACGTCCTTGAAGACGCGGGCCTCGATGTGATGGGCGCCGGGCATGCCGTTGGCGGTGGGCGGGCCTTCGTAGAAGACCCACTCCGGGCGGCCCTCGGACTGCGCCAGGGTCTTGTCGAAGACCTTGTTCTCACGCCAGAAGTCGAGCACGGCGTGCTCGAGCGCGGGCAGGTCGACCTGGGCGGGTACCTGGCTGTACAGCGGTGGCGTCATGGATTGAAACTCCTCCAACGGATCTGCGGCGTCTCCGTCGGAGGGACGAGAGCCTCCGGCTCCCGCGGTACCACCCTCCTTGGCCCCGGGCGTCGCCGCCCTCGGCCCCCTCATTGGGGTCGCGCTGCCGGGTCTACGGCCCCGCGTACTGCCAGGGCTTTCTTCCGGCGGCTCCGGGGTGATGCTTCACTCCGCGCCCTGCCCCCGGGCTCGCACCGTCCCCGGGTCGCTCATGGCCGCTCTCGGAGCTACTCGTCCCCATCCACGCCTCTCGCTGGGCCCAGTGTACGGGGCGGTGACAGGGGCGGCCGACCGCTTTTCCGGGGCCCGCCCGGGGCCCCGGAAAAGCGGCACGGGGCGGGAGCGCGGCCTGTGCGGCCCACGGCGCCGCCGCTGACCCGAATGGGTCCGGCGGGGCCCGCGGACTTCCCCGAGCCGCCCGTGGGGCGGATTACCCGGCGGGGAGCTGGGCACAACGGATGGAGGCTCGCCTTGTCACCGGCGGAGGCGGGTCTCACCGGCGGCGTGCCCCGTTGCCGCGTGGCTGGTGTCGATTTATCGTCCCAGCACGACTCGCGTGCAAGATCACAAAATGTGAAGGGGCCGCGGCATGGTGGCGAAGAAGACCGCCGCGAAGAAGACAGCGGCCAAGAAGACGGCTGTGAAGAAGGCAACGGCCAAGAAGACAGCAACCAAGAAGGCGGCCGCCAAGAAGACGTCGGCGACCGAGGCACCGGAGCGACAGACACCGGCTACGCACGCACCGGACGCGGAAAAGACCGCCGCGGCCGAGCCGGAGCACCAGGCACCTGCGAAGAAGACCGCGGCCGGGAAGACGGCGCCTCCTAAGAAGGTTGCCGCCAAGAAGGCCGCGAAAAGGGCCGCGTCCGCGGCCGAGGGGGCGGCCGAGGCCGCGGAACAGACGGGAGCCAAGACGGTGGCAGCGAAGAAGACAGCGAGTAAGCGGCCGACGGCGGCCACGGGCGGCACGGCGACCGCGGTGTCCCCGGCGCGTGGCACCACACCCCCCGGAGAGCTCGCCGTAAGGCCCGGCGAGGATCCCTGGACGGAGGAGGAGGTCGCCGAGGCGCGGGCCGGTCTGGAGAGCGAGGCGGCCCGGCTGAACGCCGAGATCTCGTCGTCGGAGCAGGCGCTCGCCGGGCTGATGCGGGACTCCGGCGACGGCGCGGGCGACGACGACGCCGACACCGGCACCAAGAACATCACGCGGGAGCACGAGATGTCCCTCGCGGCGAACGCGCGCGAGATGGTCGAGCAGACGGAACGGGCGCTGCTGCGCCTCGACGCCGGTACGTACGGCCTCTGCGAGGTCTGCGGCAAGCCGATCGGCAAGGCCAGAATGCAGGCGTTCCCGCGGGCCACGCTGTGTGTCGAGGACAAGCAGAAGCAGGAAAGGCGCGGCTGAGACCGTACGCGTGTGCCGTACCCTCGACGCTAATCGGGATCTAACTTGAGGGACTCACGTGGCAGAGGCGGAGCGCGTCATCGGAACGCCGGATGTTGACGACGAAGGCGCGGCTCCCGCCGAGCCGGTCCGGGGAAGGCGCAAGATCGTCGCGCTCTTCTCCGTGGCACTGGTGGCCTACCTGCTCGACCTCGGCAGCAAGATGCTCGTGGTGGCGAAGCTGGAGCACCACGAGCCCATCGAGGTCATCGGCGATCTGCTGAAGTTCGAGGCGGTGCGCAACGCGGGCGCGGCCTTCGGCATCGGCGAGGCGTACACCGTCTTCTTCACGTTCGTCGCGGCGACCGTGATCGTGGTGATCGCGCGACTGGCCCGCAAGCTCTACAGCGGGCCGTGGGCGTTCGCGCTCGGTCTGCTGCTCGGCGGGGCGCTCGGTAATCTCACCGACCGGATCTTCCGCGAGCCGGGGGTGTTCAAGGGCGCCGTCGTGGACTTCATCGCGCCTGCGAACTTCGCGGTGTTCAATCTCGCCGACTCCGCGATCGTCTGCGGCGGTTTCCTGATCGTGATCCTGTCCTTCCGCGGTCTCGACCCCGACGGGACGGTCCACCGCGACTGAGCGGCCTCCGCGGGTCGTCACGTAGGCGGTCACGTGATCCGTCACGGGCCCGTGCCCGCTGTCCGTGGGCGGTCAAGCCGTGCGGGCAAGGCATACTCGACGGGTGAGCACCGTTCCCGATATCCGCACCCTGCCCGTTCCCGATGGCCTCGAGGGTGAGCGCGTCGACGCCGCCATCGCCCGCATGTTCGGGTTTTCCCGTACGAAGGCGGCCGAGCTGGCCGCCGCCGGGAAGGTGCAGGTCGACGGGGCTGTGGTCGCCAAGTCCGAACGGGTCCGAGGCGGTGCCTGGCTGGAAGTGGAGATGCCCGAGCCCGCCGCCCCGGTGCGGGTCGTGGCCGAGCCGGTCGAGGGCATGGAGATCGTGTACGACGACGACGACATCGTCGTGGTCGTCAAGCCGGTCGGTGTGGCCGCGCACCCGAGTCCCGGCTGGACGGGTACGACCGTCATCGGCGGTCTGGCCGCCGCCGGTTACCGCGTCTCGACCTCCGGCGCCGCCGAGCGGCAGGGCGTCGTGCACCGGCTGGACGTCGGCACGTCCGGGCTGATGGCCGTGGCCAAGTCGGAGCGCGCCTACACCTCGCTCAAGGCGCAGTTCAAGGAACGGGTCGTCGACAAGCGCTACCACGCGCTGGTGCAGGGACATCCGGACCCGATGAGCGGCACCATCGACGCCCCCATCGGGCGGCACCCGAACCACGACTACAAGTTCGCCGTGACCGCCGAGGGCAAGCCGTCGGTCACGCACTACGACCTGATCGAGGCCTTCCGCTCCGCCTCGCTGCTGGACATCAAGCTGGAGACGGGCCGTACGCACCAGATCCGGGTGCACATGGCCGCCCACCGCCACCCCTGCGTCGGTGACCTGACGTACGGCGCCGACCCGACGCTGGCGAAGCGGCTGGGGCTGACCCGCCAGTGGCTGCACGCGATGAAGCTGGGCTTCGAGCACCCGTCGGACGGCCGGTGGGTGGAGTTCGAGAGCACGTATCCGGAAGACCTCCAGAGCGCGCTGGACAAGGTACGGGCCGAGAGCAACGCGTGAGCGCGGGGGAGACCCGGGCCGGTCTGCCGATCGGCGCGGCCGGCGGCGCGGCGTCGTACGAGATCCGGTCCGCCGCGGGCGCGGCCGACCGTGAGGCGTGCTTCGCGGTCCGCCGGCGGGTGTTCGTCGTGGAGCAACACGTCCCCGAGGACCTCGAGTTCGACTCCCACGACGCCCTGGACGCCGCCGCCGCGCATGTGCTCGCGGTGCGCGGCGACGGGCTGCCGCTCGGTACGTCGAGGCTGCTGTACGGCCCGGAGGCGGCCGACCGGACCGGCGGTGACCTCACGGTCGGCTCGCTGGGCCGGCTCGCGGTGGCCGAGGAGGCGCGCGGCCTCGGGATCGGCGCCGCGCTGGTGCGGGCCGTGGAGGACCTGGCGCGGGAGCGCGGTCTGCTGACGGTGGAACTGCACGCGCAGACGCGGGCGCTGGGGTTCTACGGGCGGCTGGGTTACGAGGCGTACGGCGTGGAGTACGAGTCCGTGGGGATTCCGCACCGGGGTATGCGGCGCGTGCTGTAGCGGGCCGCGTGGTGGTCGACGCAGGCGGTGGCACGGGGGGTTCAGGGGCAACCGGGTGATCCCGGGTGTCCCTCGCGGGTCAATCGTTAGGAAACTTTCCCAACACTCTTGACGGTGATTGGAAACAACCTTAACTTTCACTCACTTGCTGTCATGCCTCTGACAGTCGATCTCCCGTACCGGACCCCACCCGAAGGGAGCACCACCCCATGCCCCAGCACCCCACCTCCCACCCGCCTCGCGCCCCCCACCCCCGAGTCCGGCGCGGTCGGCGCGGCCGCAAGGCACTCCTCACCGTCTCCGCGCTCGGTATCGTCACCGCCATGCTGTCCCCGATGAGAGCGGGCGCCGCCACCGCTCCCACCGGCACCACGGCACCCGCCGGCGTCGCCTCCCCCATCAGCGAGAACGGCCAGCTCAAGGTCTGCGGCACCCGCCTCTGCAACAGCCAGGGCCAGGCCGTCCAACTGCGCGGCATGAGCACGCACGGCACCCAGTGGTACTCCCAGTGCGTCACCGACGGCTCGCTCGACGTCCTCGCCAACGAGTGGCGGGCCGATGTGCTGCGCGTCTCCACATACGTCCAGGAGGGCGGCTACGAGACCGACCCGCAGCGCTTCACCGCCCTCGCCCAGAAGTTCGTGGACGGCGCGCACAGGCGCGGCATGTACGCGGTGATCGACTGGCACATGCTCAGCCCCGGCGACCCCAACTTCAACCTCGAACGCGCCAAGACCTTCTTCACCGCCATGGCGAAGAAGTACAAGGACAGCCCCGGTGTCCTCTACGAGATCGCCAACGAGCCGTCCGACGTGAGCTGGGCGACCGTCAAGTCGTACGCCGAGAAGATCATCCCCGTCATCCGGGCCCAGGACCCGGACGCCGTCGTCCTCGTCGGCACCCGCGCCTGGTCCTCCTTCGGCGTCTCCGACGGCGCCGACGAGAAGGAGGTCGTGAACAACCCCGTCAACGCCTCCAACATCATGTACACGTTCCACTTCTACGCGGCGTCCCACCGCGACGAGTACCTGGCCGCGCTCGACCGGGCCTCGGACCGACTGCCCGTCTTCGTCACCGAGTTCGGCACCCAGAACTACGCGGGCGAGGGCGCCAACGACTTCGGCCAGTCACAGCGCTTCCTCGACCTGATGAAGCGGAAGAACATCTCCTGGACCAACTGGAACTACTCCGACGACCACCGCTCCGGAGCGGTCTTCAAGGAGGGTTCCTGCAACGCCGGCAAGTGGTCGGGCACCGGCGTCCTCAAGGAGGCCGGAGTCTGGATCCGGGACCGGATCCGCGAGTAGCGGTCACGGGCGGCGCACCGCCGAAACGTCTCCTCGCGGTCCGGAAGCGGGCCGCGAGGAGCAGCGCCTCGGCGGGATTCACGGGCGCGCGTGGCAGGGTTGAGAAGCCTTGATCGTCAGGGCTCACGACTCTCGGAGGGCGCACCGTGGCCCAATTGGCGCTGCTGCTCGTGCTGTTGCTGGGCGCCGTCGTGACGGTGCCGCTCGGGGAGCGGCTCAATCTGCCGTCGCCGGTGCTGATGACCCTCCTCGGGATCGTCCTGGCGCTGCTGCCCTTCGTGCCGAACGTCGAAGTGCCACCGGACCTCATCCTGCCGCTGGTGCTGCCGCCGCTGCTGTACGCGGCCGTACAGCGCACCTCCTGGCGGCAGTTCACCGCCAATCTGCGGCCCATCTTCCTGCTCGCGGTGGCGCTGGTCTTCGTCACGATGGCGGCGGTGGCGACCGTGGCCAACTCCGTCGTTCCCGGGCTGCCGCTCGCCGCCGCGTTCGTACTCGGCGCCCTCGTCGCGCCGCCCGACCCGGTCGCCGCGACCGCCGTCGCCGGATCCCTGGGACTGCCCCGGCGGCTCGTCTCCATCCTGGAGGGCGAGGGCCTGTTCAACGACGTCACGGCGATCGTGCTCTACCACGTGGCCATCGCCGCCGTGGTCAGCGGCACCTTCTCCTGGCCGCGCGCGGCCGGGACTCTGGTGCTCTCCGCCGTCGTCGCGGTCGTCGTCGGCGTCGTCCTCGGCTGGCTCTCCAACAAACTCATGGCGCTGCTCGGCGACGCGCCCCTCCAGGTCGGCCTGACCCTGCTGGTGCCGTTCGTCAGCTACGTACTCGCCGAGGAGATGCACGGCTCCGGCGTCCTCGCCGTACTGACCACCGCGCTCTTCCTGGCCGAGCACTCGGCGGACGCGGACGACGTGATGGGGCGGCTCGCCGGGAACACCTTCTGGGAGGTCGTCGACTTCCTCGTCACGGGCATCGCCTTCGGTCTCATCGGGCTCGAACTCCACAACGCCTTCGGCACCGCGGACGGTCATCTCGGGGAGACGCTCGGCTGGTCGGCGGTCGTCGTCGGGGTCGTCGTCGGCGTACGGCTGCTGTGGCTGCTCCCCGCGGTCTGGGTCACCAAACGGCTGCACAAACTCCGGGACTACGACGAGGAGATCCCGGTCAGCTGGCGGGAGACCGTCATCATGTGGTGGGCCGGGATGCGCGGCGTCGCCTCGGTCGCGCTGGCGCTGGCCATCCCGCTGAAGACCGATGACGGGACGCCCTTCCCCGGCCGTGAGGAGATCATCTTCATCGCCTTCGCCGTCATCATGACGACGCTCGTCTTCCAGGGACTCACCCTGCCGTGGCTGGTGAAACGTCTCGGTGTGAGCGCCGACATCGACGCCGAGCGCGGTTTCGAGCACGAACTGGCCGTACGCGCCGCCAGGGCCGCCAAGCGCCGCCTCAAGGAGATCGAAGAGGTCGAGGAACTGCCCGAGGAGCTGAGCGAACGTCTGGCGCGCGGGGCGTTCGACATCGGCG
This window of the Streptomyces niveus genome carries:
- the ileS gene encoding isoleucine--tRNA ligase, whose amino-acid sequence is MTPPLYSQVPAQVDLPALEHAVLDFWRENKVFDKTLAQSEGRPEWVFYEGPPTANGMPGAHHIEARVFKDVFPRFRTMRGYHVARKAGWDCHGLPVEIAVEKELGFTGKQDIEKYGIAEFNEKCRESVTRHTGAFSELTTRMGYWVDLDDAYQTMNPEYIESVWWSLKEIFDKGLLVQDHRVAPWCPRDQTSLSDHELAQGYETIVDPSVFVRFPLTSGPLAGDAALLVWTTTPWTLVSNTAVAAHPDVTYVVATNGTEKLVVAEALVEKALGEEGWELTGERFTGREMERWTYERPFSLVEFPEGSEAHYVVNAEYVTTEDGTGLVHQSPAFGADDLVVCRAYGLPVVNPVRPDGTFEQDVPLVGGVFFKKADEALTADLDARGLLFRHVPYEHSYPHCWRCHTALLYYAQPSWYIRTTAVKDRLLQENEKTNWFPDSVKHGRYGDWLNNNVDWSLSRNRYWGTPLPIWHCEDGHLTCVGSRAELTELSGEDQSSLDPHRPFIDAVTFACPTCGQKATRVPEVIDAWYDSGSMPFAQWGYPYKNKDLFEKRYPAQFISEAIDQTRGWFYTLMAVGTLVFDKSSYENVVCLGHILAEDGRKMSKHLGNILQPIPLMNKHGADAVRWFMAAGGSPWAARRVGDTTIQEVVRKTLLTYWNTVAFQALYARTSGWAPSAADPAPAERPVLDRWLLSELHALVDQSTRAMEAYDTQRVGKLLSAFVDDLSNWYVRRSRRRFWQGDKAALRTLHEVVETVTRLMAPLTPFITERVWQDMIVPVTPDAPESVHLSTWPEADPSAIDPTLSRQMTLVRRLVELGRATRAESGVKTRQPLSRALVAASGFETLSPELRAQITEELNVSSLASLSEVGGSLVDTTAKANFRALGKRFGKGVQAVAKAVADTDAAALSAALRDGTASVTVDGEPVSLAPDEVIITETPREGWSVASDSGATVALDLEITPELRLAGLARDAIRLIQEARKNSGLDVADRIAVRWTTTTDETRAALSTHTSLISDEVLARTFEPGAPDATFGPAFTDEGLSLTFHLRKV
- a CDS encoding TraR/DksA family transcriptional regulator; the protein is MVAKKTAAKKTAAKKTAVKKATAKKTATKKAAAKKTSATEAPERQTPATHAPDAEKTAAAEPEHQAPAKKTAAGKTAPPKKVAAKKAAKRAASAAEGAAEAAEQTGAKTVAAKKTASKRPTAATGGTATAVSPARGTTPPGELAVRPGEDPWTEEEVAEARAGLESEAARLNAEISSSEQALAGLMRDSGDGAGDDDADTGTKNITREHEMSLAANAREMVEQTERALLRLDAGTYGLCEVCGKPIGKARMQAFPRATLCVEDKQKQERRG
- a CDS encoding RluA family pseudouridine synthase: MSTVPDIRTLPVPDGLEGERVDAAIARMFGFSRTKAAELAAAGKVQVDGAVVAKSERVRGGAWLEVEMPEPAAPVRVVAEPVEGMEIVYDDDDIVVVVKPVGVAAHPSPGWTGTTVIGGLAAAGYRVSTSGAAERQGVVHRLDVGTSGLMAVAKSERAYTSLKAQFKERVVDKRYHALVQGHPDPMSGTIDAPIGRHPNHDYKFAVTAEGKPSVTHYDLIEAFRSASLLDIKLETGRTHQIRVHMAAHRHPCVGDLTYGADPTLAKRLGLTRQWLHAMKLGFEHPSDGRWVEFESTYPEDLQSALDKVRAESNA
- the lspA gene encoding signal peptidase II, which produces MAEAERVIGTPDVDDEGAAPAEPVRGRRKIVALFSVALVAYLLDLGSKMLVVAKLEHHEPIEVIGDLLKFEAVRNAGAAFGIGEAYTVFFTFVAATVIVVIARLARKLYSGPWAFALGLLLGGALGNLTDRIFREPGVFKGAVVDFIAPANFAVFNLADSAIVCGGFLIVILSFRGLDPDGTVHRD
- a CDS encoding glycoside hydrolase family 5 protein; the encoded protein is MPQHPTSHPPRAPHPRVRRGRRGRKALLTVSALGIVTAMLSPMRAGAATAPTGTTAPAGVASPISENGQLKVCGTRLCNSQGQAVQLRGMSTHGTQWYSQCVTDGSLDVLANEWRADVLRVSTYVQEGGYETDPQRFTALAQKFVDGAHRRGMYAVIDWHMLSPGDPNFNLERAKTFFTAMAKKYKDSPGVLYEIANEPSDVSWATVKSYAEKIIPVIRAQDPDAVVLVGTRAWSSFGVSDGADEKEVVNNPVNASNIMYTFHFYAASHRDEYLAALDRASDRLPVFVTEFGTQNYAGEGANDFGQSQRFLDLMKRKNISWTNWNYSDDHRSGAVFKEGSCNAGKWSGTGVLKEAGVWIRDRIRE
- a CDS encoding Na+/H+ antiporter: MAQLALLLVLLLGAVVTVPLGERLNLPSPVLMTLLGIVLALLPFVPNVEVPPDLILPLVLPPLLYAAVQRTSWRQFTANLRPIFLLAVALVFVTMAAVATVANSVVPGLPLAAAFVLGALVAPPDPVAATAVAGSLGLPRRLVSILEGEGLFNDVTAIVLYHVAIAAVVSGTFSWPRAAGTLVLSAVVAVVVGVVLGWLSNKLMALLGDAPLQVGLTLLVPFVSYVLAEEMHGSGVLAVLTTALFLAEHSADADDVMGRLAGNTFWEVVDFLVTGIAFGLIGLELHNAFGTADGHLGETLGWSAVVVGVVVGVRLLWLLPAVWVTKRLHKLRDYDEEIPVSWRETVIMWWAGMRGVASVALALAIPLKTDDGTPFPGREEIIFIAFAVIMTTLVFQGLTLPWLVKRLGVSADIDAERGFEHELAVRAARAAKRRLKEIEEVEELPEELSERLARGAFDIGARISPDVVDDERRDWFAKRSQRVKTLQRIQREMMSAARHEVLSARREPNANPEVVDRVLRYLDVHSMR
- a CDS encoding GNAT family N-acetyltransferase produces the protein MGAAGGAASYEIRSAAGAADREACFAVRRRVFVVEQHVPEDLEFDSHDALDAAAAHVLAVRGDGLPLGTSRLLYGPEAADRTGGDLTVGSLGRLAVAEEARGLGIGAALVRAVEDLARERGLLTVELHAQTRALGFYGRLGYEAYGVEYESVGIPHRGMRRVL